Proteins encoded within one genomic window of Halodesulfurarchaeum formicicum:
- a CDS encoding DUF5830 family protein: MTDRVELGVELLDRFEDVELSVAEVIDRLETITTDPRTTREILERAENEGIIERDSGVVYPAGSNYVSFEAEVVTKEGEFTCRRCGASITTGYFLNLEAGEHGPFGSSCIRKVTGRE, from the coding sequence GTGACCGACCGCGTCGAACTCGGTGTCGAACTTCTCGACCGCTTCGAGGACGTGGAACTTTCAGTCGCCGAGGTCATCGACCGCCTGGAGACGATCACGACCGACCCGCGAACCACCCGCGAGATTCTGGAACGAGCCGAAAACGAGGGAATCATCGAGCGGGACTCGGGGGTCGTCTACCCCGCCGGATCGAACTACGTCAGCTTCGAGGCCGAGGTCGTCACGAAAGAGGGGGAGTTCACCTGCCGTCGCTGTGGGGCCTCGATCACTACCGGGTACTTTCTGAATCTGGAGGCGGGCGAACATGGCCCCTTCGGCTCCTCCTGTATCCGAAAAGTCACCGGGCGGGAGTGA